From a single Candidatus Defluviilinea gracilis genomic region:
- the pseB gene encoding UDP-N-acetylglucosamine 4,6-dehydratase (inverting), with amino-acid sequence MDWKNQVILITGGTGSFGKKFTQTLLAEKQPKKIIIFSRDELKQHEMQVGGFNHPSLRYFIGDIRDRERLVRAMHGVDIVVHAAALKQVPACEYNPMEAIKTNIMGTANVVEAALDAGVKKVMTISTDKAVSPANLYGATKLAAEKLTVQSNAYAAGSATRYSCVRYGNVVGSRGSVVPLFLKQRENGTVTITDERMTRFWLSLEQGVKFVIDCIEQMEGGEVFVPKIPSTKVVDLAKAIVPNAKINIIGIRPGEKLHEDLISDDEARHTIELDKMYVIQPAEATWFGYSWKDKGKPLPDGFTYTSDNNSEWLDIDGIKKFVAPFEELFKQGKLEG; translated from the coding sequence ATGGACTGGAAAAATCAAGTCATACTCATCACAGGCGGGACGGGGTCTTTCGGCAAGAAGTTTACGCAGACTTTGCTTGCCGAGAAACAGCCGAAGAAGATCATCATCTTCAGCCGCGACGAGTTGAAACAGCACGAAATGCAGGTGGGCGGATTCAACCATCCGTCACTGCGCTATTTCATCGGCGATATCCGCGACAGGGAGCGACTCGTCCGCGCGATGCATGGCGTGGATATCGTTGTCCATGCGGCGGCGTTGAAGCAGGTCCCAGCGTGTGAGTACAACCCAATGGAAGCCATCAAGACCAACATCATGGGCACAGCGAACGTGGTCGAAGCCGCGTTGGATGCGGGCGTGAAAAAGGTGATGACCATCAGCACGGACAAAGCCGTCAGCCCCGCGAATTTATACGGCGCGACAAAACTCGCCGCCGAGAAGTTGACCGTCCAAAGCAACGCATATGCCGCGGGTTCAGCGACCCGCTACTCGTGCGTCCGATACGGGAATGTCGTCGGCTCGCGCGGCTCGGTCGTGCCGTTGTTCCTCAAACAACGCGAGAATGGGACAGTCACCATCACCGACGAGCGCATGACGCGCTTTTGGCTGTCGCTGGAGCAGGGAGTCAAATTCGTCATTGACTGCATCGAGCAAATGGAAGGCGGCGAAGTGTTCGTGCCGAAGATTCCCAGCACGAAAGTCGTTGACCTTGCCAAAGCCATCGTGCCGAATGCAAAGATCAACATCATCGGCATCCGCCCTGGCGAAAAACTCCACGAAGACTTGATCTCGGATGATGAGGCACGTCACACGATTGAACTCGACAAGATGTACGTCATCCAACCCGCCGAAGCAACGTGGTTCGGTTACTCGTGGAAAGACAAAGGCAAACCGCTCCCCGATGGATTCACCTACACCAGCGACAATAACTCCGAATGGCTCGATATTGACGGAATCAAAAAATTCGTTGCGCCGTTTGAGGAGTTGTTTAAGCAGGGGAAGTTGGAGGGGTGA
- a CDS encoding methyltransferase domain-containing protein, giving the protein MSKFTDQQYLKTDQYKDSSNLDARVAIHQRFSTNPYGWMNWVFDHLLKLPANAKILELGCGPGYLWKENSHRIPSTWDITLSDLSAGMLDSAWRNLVVTGRAYNFKEIDAQEIPFPDETFDAVIANHMLYHVPDRAKAIREMKRVLKTGGHLFATTVGERHMQEITGWLEEISNGNYVSKATLSFTLENGLAQLKSVFPQVTLSRYDDSLRVTELEPLVAYLRSMTALSDLQEGKLEQIKQASQDKLEQQGSIFITKDSGVFEAIK; this is encoded by the coding sequence TTGTCCAAGTTTACCGATCAGCAATATCTCAAGACCGATCAATACAAAGACTCATCGAACCTCGACGCGCGCGTGGCGATCCATCAACGCTTCAGCACAAATCCGTATGGCTGGATGAATTGGGTCTTCGACCATCTGTTGAAACTTCCAGCAAACGCGAAGATATTAGAACTCGGATGCGGACCTGGATATTTGTGGAAGGAAAACAGTCATCGCATCCCATCCACGTGGGACATCACCCTCTCGGATCTTTCCGCAGGGATGCTTGATTCGGCTTGGCGGAACTTGGTCGTCACTGGGAGAGCATACAACTTCAAAGAGATCGACGCGCAGGAAATTCCGTTCCCCGACGAAACCTTCGACGCGGTCATCGCCAATCACATGCTGTATCATGTCCCTGACAGAGCGAAGGCGATTCGAGAGATGAAACGAGTCTTGAAAACGGGCGGTCATCTGTTTGCAACGACTGTCGGCGAACGGCATATGCAGGAAATCACGGGCTGGTTGGAGGAGATCAGCAACGGGAATTATGTCAGCAAGGCGACGTTATCTTTTACTCTGGAGAATGGACTGGCACAATTGAAATCCGTTTTTCCGCAAGTGACCCTCTCTCGTTACGATGATAGTTTGCGCGTCACTGAATTGGAACCGCTGGTTGCTTATCTGCGTTCGATGACTGCTCTTTCTGACCTTCAGGAAGGCAAGTTGGAGCAAATTAAGCAAGCATCGCAAGATAAACTGGAGCAACAAGGCTCAATCTTCATCACAAAAGATTCTGGCGTGTTTGAAGCGATAAAGTAA
- a CDS encoding class I SAM-dependent methyltransferase has translation MTNETKQKVREFYDEIGWQQEDDGNYQNARYEDLRPVSREYIHKTRLRVMNGLIPTGNLLLDAGSGPVQYEEYKVYSQGYQKRVCLDISIQALREARTRIGDHGLFVVGDLANLPFKADAFDGAVSMHAIHHLALTEHPRAYSEIHRVLASGRTAAIVNGWHDPLLSRVAEPLIGLMRKLSGRSAKKKKEWLSEEDPAGTFVQKMTPAWLKREIGSKMPIEIKPWRSMSTRILRWFVRPFGGRAFLRFVFWLEAVFPNFFAENGQYPLIVIRK, from the coding sequence ATGACAAACGAAACCAAACAAAAAGTCCGCGAGTTTTATGATGAGATCGGCTGGCAACAGGAAGACGACGGGAATTATCAAAACGCCCGTTACGAAGACCTGCGCCCCGTCTCGCGCGAATACATCCACAAAACGCGCCTGCGCGTGATGAACGGATTGATTCCCACAGGCAACCTCCTGCTCGACGCGGGTTCGGGTCCTGTGCAATACGAAGAATATAAAGTCTATTCGCAGGGATACCAAAAGCGCGTGTGCCTGGATATTTCCATTCAAGCCTTACGCGAAGCGCGGACACGCATCGGCGATCACGGACTGTTTGTCGTCGGCGACCTCGCCAATTTGCCGTTCAAAGCCGACGCGTTCGACGGCGCGGTTTCGATGCACGCGATCCATCACCTCGCGCTCACCGAACATCCGCGCGCGTATTCTGAAATCCATCGCGTGCTCGCCAGCGGACGAACTGCGGCGATCGTCAACGGCTGGCATGATCCTCTTTTGAGTCGCGTCGCCGAACCGTTGATCGGACTCATGCGCAAACTTTCGGGTCGCTCGGCGAAAAAGAAAAAAGAATGGCTCAGCGAAGAAGACCCCGCAGGGACGTTCGTGCAAAAGATGACTCCCGCGTGGCTCAAGCGCGAGATCGGTTCGAAGATGCCCATCGAAATCAAACCCTGGCGAAGCATGAGCACGCGCATCTTGCGTTGGTTCGTCCGTCCGTTCGGCGGGCGCGCGTTTTTGCGATTCGTGTTTTGGCTCGAAGCCGTGTTTCCAAATTTTTTTGCCGAGAACGGGCAGTATCCGTTGATCGTGATTAGAAAATAG
- a CDS encoding ABC transporter ATP-binding protein: MTTAISVQNLGKQYKIGAAETKFRYNMLRDVIVDTVSAPIRLAKALVGKSDRRLNQNFIWALHDVSFDLDEGKVLGIVGRNGAGKSTLLKILSRVTEPTTGTVSVRGRVGSLLEVGTGFHPELTGRENIYMNGAILGMKRAQIDRNFDAIVDFSEVGQFIDTPVKRYSSGMYLRLAFAVAAHLEPDILVVDEVLAVGDAEFQRKCIGKMNDVAQQGRTVLFVSHNMSAILRLTQEAIVLKKGQLIKRAPTPEAVDFYLASGQAESGERVWEADEVPAASAPFKPVSIKIKERNGAVVDTVRSTEPVVIEFEYQLDAPVTGLRVGMYLNTMRGEYVFTAFDTDDAQQFEQFGARAAGRYVSRCEIPADFFNEGRYYLGVNASSFGVKRYFMDENAISFNVDISGAPGTQWPELRQGPIRPRLNWKIEKISG; the protein is encoded by the coding sequence ATGACCACCGCTATCTCAGTGCAAAACCTCGGCAAGCAATACAAGATCGGCGCGGCGGAAACCAAGTTTCGCTATAACATGCTGCGTGATGTGATCGTGGATACGGTCTCGGCGCCGATCCGTTTGGCGAAAGCGCTCGTTGGAAAATCGGACCGACGCTTGAATCAAAATTTCATCTGGGCGTTGCACGACGTTTCCTTCGACCTCGACGAAGGCAAAGTGCTGGGCATCGTCGGACGCAACGGCGCGGGGAAAAGCACACTGCTGAAAATACTCTCCCGCGTCACCGAACCGACGACGGGGACTGTTTCCGTGCGCGGACGCGTCGGCTCGCTCCTCGAAGTGGGGACGGGGTTTCATCCCGAACTGACGGGGCGCGAAAACATCTACATGAACGGCGCGATCCTCGGCATGAAGCGCGCCCAAATTGACCGCAACTTCGACGCCATCGTGGACTTCTCGGAAGTGGGGCAGTTCATTGATACGCCCGTCAAACGCTATTCATCGGGCATGTACTTGCGGTTGGCGTTCGCGGTCGCGGCGCATTTGGAGCCTGACATTCTTGTTGTAGATGAAGTGTTGGCAGTGGGTGACGCGGAGTTTCAACGCAAGTGCATCGGCAAGATGAACGACGTGGCGCAACAGGGACGCACGGTTTTGTTTGTGAGTCATAACATGTCCGCGATTCTGCGATTGACTCAAGAAGCCATCGTCTTGAAAAAAGGACAACTCATCAAGCGCGCGCCGACTCCCGAAGCCGTTGATTTTTATCTCGCGTCGGGTCAAGCCGAATCAGGCGAGCGCGTTTGGGAGGCGGACGAGGTCCCAGCGGCGAGCGCGCCATTTAAACCCGTATCAATCAAAATCAAAGAAAGAAACGGCGCGGTCGTAGACACCGTCCGATCCACCGAGCCAGTCGTCATCGAATTCGAATATCAACTCGACGCGCCCGTCACGGGTCTGCGCGTGGGCATGTATCTCAACACGATGCGCGGCGAATATGTTTTTACCGCGTTCGACACCGACGATGCGCAACAGTTCGAGCAGTTCGGCGCGCGCGCGGCGGGACGTTACGTGAGTCGTTGCGAAATCCCCGCCGATTTTTTCAACGAGGGTCGTTACTATCTCGGCGTCAACGCAAGTTCGTTCGGCGTCAAGCGATATTTCATGGACGAGAATGCCATCTCGTTCAACGTGGATATTTCAGGCGCGCCTGGCACGCAATGGCCCGAACTGCGGCAAGGACCGATTCGTCCGCGTTTGAATTGGAAGATCGAGAAAATCAGCGGTTAG
- a CDS encoding ABC transporter permease produces MTEPTTIYIKPTKGLAALNLRDLWTYRELVFFMVWRDVKVKYKQTLLGMAWAVIQPVMTMLVFTFLFDKVAKLPTEGIPYPVFSFTALLPWGLFVVALNQGSRSLVAHNNMVTKIYFPRLILPMSSVFAGLVDFAIAFVILIALMIYYQVTPAWNLIWTLPFFLLLAIITALGVALWLSAVNVKYRDVNQALPFLTQFWLFATPVAYSASVVSAKWQILYSLNPMAGVVNGFRWALLGAGNGPDITLWVSVTISILIFISGLFYFRSMEKTFADTI; encoded by the coding sequence ATGACCGAACCTACCACCATCTACATCAAACCCACCAAAGGACTCGCCGCGCTGAACCTGCGCGATCTGTGGACGTACCGCGAGTTGGTCTTCTTCATGGTCTGGCGCGATGTGAAAGTGAAATACAAACAGACTCTGCTCGGCATGGCGTGGGCTGTCATCCAACCCGTGATGACGATGCTCGTGTTCACCTTCCTCTTCGACAAAGTGGCAAAACTTCCCACCGAAGGGATTCCGTATCCCGTGTTTTCGTTCACCGCGTTATTGCCGTGGGGTTTGTTCGTTGTCGCGCTCAATCAGGGCAGCCGCTCGCTCGTGGCGCACAACAACATGGTCACAAAAATTTATTTCCCGCGCTTGATTCTTCCCATGTCATCGGTCTTCGCAGGTCTTGTTGACTTCGCCATCGCGTTCGTCATTCTCATCGCGCTGATGATTTACTATCAAGTGACTCCCGCGTGGAATTTGATTTGGACTCTTCCGTTCTTCCTCCTGCTTGCGATCATCACCGCCCTGGGAGTCGCGTTGTGGCTCTCGGCGGTCAACGTGAAATATCGTGACGTGAATCAAGCCCTCCCGTTTCTGACTCAGTTTTGGCTGTTCGCCACACCTGTAGCCTACTCGGCGTCTGTGGTCTCTGCGAAGTGGCAGATCCTCTACTCGCTCAACCCGATGGCAGGCGTCGTGAACGGATTCCGCTGGGCGCTCCTCGGCGCAGGCAATGGACCTGACATCACATTGTGGGTTTCTGTCACCATCTCTATTCTGATTTTTATTTCAGGACTTTTTTATTTCAGAAGCATGGAAAAAACTTTCGCAGATACGATTTAG
- a CDS encoding GDP-L-fucose synthase, with protein MTNTFWQTKKVIVTGGSGFLGSFVVEKLQQRGAKDIFVPRSSQYDLRKSEDISRVLTDFKADIVIHLAALAGGIGANMGRPAEFFYDNLMMGVPLLHQAWQKGIEKFVAVGSICSYPKFTPLPFKEETLWDGYPEETNAPYGLAKKMLLVQSQAYRQQYGYNSIYLMPVNLFGPRDNFDLATSHVIPALIRKTVEATERGEEEIPAWGDGSPTREFLYVEDAADGIVTAAEKYNGSEPVNLGSGYEISIKDLVEMTAKMTGFTGKIVWQTDKPNGQPRRALDVSRAKDYFGWSAQVPFEEGMRRTIQWFKENRK; from the coding sequence ATGACCAACACCTTCTGGCAAACCAAAAAAGTCATCGTCACGGGCGGATCGGGCTTCCTCGGCTCGTTCGTCGTCGAGAAACTCCAGCAGCGCGGCGCGAAAGATATATTTGTCCCACGCAGTTCGCAGTACGATCTACGAAAATCGGAAGACATTTCGCGCGTCCTCACTGATTTCAAAGCCGACATCGTCATCCACCTCGCCGCCCTCGCAGGGGGAATCGGCGCCAACATGGGGCGACCCGCCGAATTTTTCTACGACAATTTGATGATGGGCGTGCCGTTGCTTCATCAGGCTTGGCAAAAGGGGATTGAAAAGTTTGTCGCGGTTGGTTCAATTTGTTCGTATCCAAAGTTCACGCCGCTTCCTTTCAAAGAGGAGACCCTTTGGGACGGCTATCCCGAAGAGACAAACGCGCCGTATGGTTTGGCGAAGAAAATGCTGCTCGTGCAATCGCAGGCGTATCGTCAGCAATACGGATACAACTCAATTTATTTGATGCCAGTGAATCTGTTCGGTCCGCGCGATAACTTTGACCTGGCGACCTCGCACGTCATCCCCGCGCTGATCCGCAAAACCGTCGAAGCGACCGAACGTGGCGAGGAGGAAATCCCCGCCTGGGGCGACGGCTCGCCGACGCGCGAATTCCTCTACGTGGAAGACGCCGCCGATGGAATCGTCACCGCCGCCGAAAAATACAACGGCTCCGAACCTGTCAATCTCGGTTCGGGTTACGAAATTTCCATCAAAGACCTCGTGGAGATGACCGCGAAAATGACAGGTTTTACAGGCAAGATCGTCTGGCAGACAGACAAACCGAACGGTCAACCCCGCCGCGCGCTCGACGTCAGCCGCGCGAAAGACTATTTCGGCTGGAGCGCACAAGTCCCCTTCGAGGAGGGGATGCGGCGCACGATCCAATGGTTTAAAGAAAATCGAAAATAA
- a CDS encoding NAD(P)-dependent oxidoreductase produces the protein MKHILITGGAGYIGSLLTSELLRLGYRVTTLDSLLFGGEAIVPFLHHPNFHFVKTDVTEPRAVKDALKDGWQKPDAVIHLAAIVGFPACQAVGKQVAWKYNVDSTKMVYEQATDLGVERFVFASTYSNYGLSQDGKPVTEESPLNPQSLYAETKIAAEEFLLSQKDSPTAPLLFRFATLYGLSPRTRFDLIVNQFVLEAFTKRVLVIYQRGYSRSFVHIRDVARGVIMGLEAEQSKIRGQIFNLGTDNGNYSKDDIVTLVRKRMPEVEVEYKDLTFGGDMRDITVSFAKIKSVLGFDTTLDVDDGIRELLFALKTGLIQNPTDTRYRNAQFIVQ, from the coding sequence ATGAAACATATTTTGATCACGGGCGGCGCGGGCTACATCGGTTCGCTTCTGACCTCCGAACTGCTTCGGCTTGGATACCGCGTCACCACCCTCGACTCTCTGCTCTTCGGCGGTGAAGCCATCGTCCCGTTTTTGCATCATCCCAATTTTCATTTCGTGAAAACGGACGTGACCGAACCGCGCGCCGTGAAGGACGCGCTCAAAGATGGTTGGCAGAAACCTGACGCGGTGATCCATCTCGCCGCGATCGTTGGATTCCCCGCGTGTCAGGCGGTGGGGAAGCAGGTCGCGTGGAAGTACAACGTTGATTCAACAAAGATGGTTTATGAACAAGCGACAGACTTGGGCGTGGAGCGATTCGTGTTCGCATCCACGTACAGCAATTATGGATTATCTCAAGACGGCAAGCCTGTCACCGAAGAGTCGCCGTTGAATCCGCAATCGTTGTATGCTGAAACGAAGATCGCGGCGGAAGAATTTTTACTTTCACAAAAAGATTCGCCGACCGCGCCATTGTTGTTCCGATTTGCCACATTGTATGGATTATCCCCGCGCACTCGCTTCGACTTGATCGTGAATCAATTTGTGCTGGAGGCGTTCACCAAACGCGTGCTGGTCATCTACCAACGCGGCTACTCGCGTTCGTTCGTCCATATCCGCGACGTGGCGCGCGGCGTCATCATGGGACTCGAAGCGGAGCAGTCGAAAATTCGCGGACAAATTTTCAATCTCGGCACCGACAATGGCAACTACTCGAAAGACGATATCGTGACGTTGGTCCGCAAGCGCATGCCCGAAGTGGAAGTGGAATACAAAGACCTCACCTTCGGCGGCGACATGCGCGACATCACCGTGTCGTTTGCCAAGATCAAAAGCGTCCTCGGCTTCGACACCACCCTCGACGTGGACGACGGCATCCGCGAATTGTTGTTCGCGTTGAAGACGGGTCTCATCCAGAACCCGACCGATACGCGGTATCGTAATGCGCAGTTTATCGTTCAATAA
- a CDS encoding winged helix-turn-helix transcriptional regulator translates to METTNEELRELTLLENIENDPDVNQSTLATQLGVAVGTVNWHLKRLVAKGAVKVKRAERKKLRYIITPEGIALRARLAVDYVERSFSIYRKTRQRVKEHIAKIRAAGFDRARVVGKGDVVDVCKLTCIEQGVTIVTDKNAPTIQVDGFKVTLNMDGTS, encoded by the coding sequence ATGGAAACCACAAACGAAGAACTGCGCGAACTTACCCTGCTCGAAAACATCGAAAACGATCCAGATGTGAATCAGTCCACGCTGGCGACCCAGCTTGGCGTCGCGGTGGGAACCGTGAATTGGCATCTCAAGCGGCTCGTCGCGAAAGGCGCGGTCAAAGTCAAGCGCGCCGAACGCAAGAAGTTGCGTTACATCATCACGCCCGAAGGCATCGCCCTGCGCGCCCGTCTCGCGGTGGATTATGTCGAGCGGTCGTTTTCGATCTATCGCAAAACGCGACAGCGCGTGAAAGAACACATCGCAAAAATTCGCGCGGCGGGATTCGATCGCGCGCGCGTCGTCGGCAAGGGCGATGTGGTGGACGTGTGCAAACTCACCTGCATCGAACAGGGCGTGACGATCGTGACCGATAAAAACGCGCCGACGATTCAAGTAGATGGATTCAAAGTGACTCTCAACATGGATGGGACCTCATGA
- a CDS encoding glycosyltransferase family 39 protein, with product MDSTTSPQRKTTALRLSLSLALIEGLFVFWKFLTAPSEAESVVFLQYSALRLILLLAVLVLSLAILLLLVASFKKNWLELKTGRLIANLWDKTETFWAWLALGSLTYFLLFTSNQNLGSLASYRERLYPILVWIALIAVQFIVSFVFVKGSGSNLFQTYRSSLVPSGIALLLLALLILFIALTKIGLTPDAIYWQGPGVPLLISQVVVAWGIGLLFNVLVLRFGEVGRNRVNVLACVALWALAVFLWWNQPARSSYNVLEPAPPNFQSYPFGDSILYDTVAHKFLTGTALPNDFWVKPLYSFFLAFLHLFAGENYGLLVFLQIAILAIIPVLVYLLVSRIGNRTAGVVASLLVILREQNSIALSNVIQVSHLKLLLSDVFSMGLVVLLLWLMLRWFENPRERRNSLLALGGVLGLLTLTRGHPILLLPVFLVIVFLFNAENFRQRIARVGFIAAGVGLVLLPWLAQIYQTTGRIALQSPVSPYSANMAGLYSITPHLADPEAFTTDVSSRTLEESDAQNKQVTDFILQHPDEVLRFVSAHYFHNVIYSYIYLPQSFRIESLKAYVASEPFWGAWQGELSFQSWILLFINMGLIALGFGTAWKKNKYLAIAPVLIGMGYNASVSVGRISGWRFILPADWITLVYFSIGLVQFSYIIWYVVTRSAQDVSARDESQTVEKTSASWVNATTIAVVFLLIGSSVTYGNRLFSNRYPEKTAPQLMSEYLVAAESLDQSLTNDDLERFLQNDRAVIAYGQAIYPYYLKSDSGPINHAWPAYKPRPYNRVVFYLVGSESSNVILPIPSPKFDFPDGADVIVIGCANDNGDVEALSVLLTGESPSLFTREPMPALSCPLPE from the coding sequence ATGGATTCGACAACATCCCCTCAACGGAAAACAACCGCACTGCGGCTGAGCTTGTCCCTTGCTTTGATCGAGGGACTGTTCGTGTTCTGGAAGTTTCTCACCGCGCCTAGCGAAGCGGAGTCGGTCGTCTTCTTGCAGTATTCCGCGCTTCGATTGATCCTACTGCTGGCTGTGCTTGTCCTGTCGCTGGCGATTTTGCTTTTACTGGTTGCATCTTTCAAAAAGAACTGGCTCGAACTGAAAACGGGAAGACTCATCGCCAACCTGTGGGATAAGACCGAAACCTTCTGGGCATGGCTCGCGTTGGGCAGTCTAACCTATTTCCTGCTGTTCACTTCAAATCAGAATTTGGGATCGCTTGCTTCCTATCGTGAGCGTTTGTATCCGATCCTTGTCTGGATTGCCTTGATCGCGGTTCAATTCATTGTAAGTTTTGTCTTCGTCAAAGGAAGCGGCTCGAATCTTTTTCAAACCTATCGCTCATCCCTTGTTCCGAGCGGAATTGCCCTTCTCCTGCTCGCGCTCCTCATCCTCTTCATCGCCCTCACCAAAATTGGACTCACTCCCGACGCGATCTACTGGCAGGGACCTGGAGTCCCGTTGTTGATCTCACAGGTGGTCGTTGCGTGGGGTATCGGATTATTGTTCAACGTACTTGTTCTGCGATTCGGCGAAGTGGGTCGAAACCGAGTCAACGTGTTGGCTTGTGTCGCATTGTGGGCATTGGCGGTTTTTCTCTGGTGGAATCAACCTGCGCGGTCGTCTTACAATGTGCTCGAACCTGCGCCTCCCAATTTTCAGAGTTATCCATTCGGCGATTCGATCCTATACGACACCGTCGCGCATAAATTTTTGACAGGCACAGCATTGCCGAACGACTTTTGGGTCAAGCCGTTGTATTCTTTCTTTCTGGCGTTCCTGCATTTGTTCGCGGGAGAAAATTATGGACTGCTAGTTTTTCTTCAGATTGCGATTCTCGCCATCATCCCTGTCTTGGTTTATCTGCTCGTCAGCCGCATCGGAAATCGGACTGCGGGCGTCGTTGCCAGTCTGCTCGTGATCCTGCGCGAACAAAACTCGATCGCGCTGTCGAACGTCATTCAAGTATCTCATCTGAAACTGTTGTTGAGCGACGTGTTTTCAATGGGACTCGTCGTCCTCCTGCTCTGGCTGATGCTCCGCTGGTTCGAGAATCCGCGCGAACGACGCAATTCTCTTTTGGCATTGGGCGGCGTGTTGGGGTTGTTGACCCTGACGCGCGGACACCCCATCCTTTTGCTTCCCGTTTTTCTTGTGATCGTCTTCCTGTTCAACGCGGAAAATTTCCGACAACGAATTGCACGCGTAGGTTTCATCGCGGCTGGCGTTGGTCTGGTCTTGCTTCCCTGGCTCGCGCAGATTTACCAAACTACAGGGCGCATCGCGCTTCAAAGTCCCGTCTCGCCGTACAGCGCGAACATGGCTGGGCTGTACAGCATTACGCCTCATCTTGCGGATCCCGAAGCGTTTACTACGGATGTTTCGAGTCGAACGTTGGAAGAGTCCGATGCGCAGAACAAACAAGTCACCGACTTTATCCTCCAGCATCCCGATGAAGTCCTGCGATTCGTCTCGGCGCATTATTTCCATAACGTGATTTACAGTTATATTTATTTACCGCAATCGTTTCGTATCGAAAGTTTGAAAGCATATGTCGCCTCTGAGCCGTTCTGGGGCGCGTGGCAGGGTGAACTTTCATTTCAAAGTTGGATTTTGTTATTCATCAACATGGGCTTGATCGCGCTGGGATTCGGAACCGCGTGGAAGAAAAACAAATACCTTGCCATCGCTCCCGTGCTGATCGGCATGGGATACAACGCCAGTGTTTCCGTGGGACGCATCTCAGGCTGGCGGTTCATCCTCCCAGCCGATTGGATCACCCTCGTCTACTTTTCCATCGGGCTGGTTCAGTTCTCCTACATCATTTGGTATGTTGTTACTCGTTCCGCACAGGATGTTTCGGCGAGGGACGAATCACAAACGGTTGAAAAGACTTCCGCAAGTTGGGTCAATGCAACGACGATTGCAGTTGTCTTTCTTTTAATCGGATCGTCTGTCACCTACGGGAATCGGCTATTTTCAAATCGTTATCCTGAAAAAACCGCCCCACAGTTGATGAGCGAGTATTTGGTTGCCGCCGAATCGCTTGATCAGTCGTTAACCAACGATGATCTCGAACGTTTCCTTCAAAACGACCGAGCCGTCATCGCGTATGGACAGGCGATCTACCCATACTATTTGAAATCCGATTCGGGTCCCATCAACCACGCCTGGCCCGCATACAAACCGCGACCATACAATCGCGTTGTGTTCTATCTTGTGGGTTCAGAATCGTCGAATGTTATTTTGCCGATACCCTCTCCGAAATTCGATTTTCCCGACGGCGCGGATGTGATCGTGATCGGTTGCGCCAACGACAATGGGGACGTGGAGGCGTTGTCCGTTTTGCTCACGGGCGAATCGCCGTCGCTGTTCACGCGCGAGCCGATGCCCGCGCTCAGTTGTCCATTGCCTGAATAA